One segment of Synechocystis sp. PCC 7509 DNA contains the following:
- a CDS encoding RecB family exonuclease, which translates to MAYQISATKLQTYHRCPQAYYFRYELGLKAPGFFGNAALGTALHQALAKIYRDWDYLEPIPPLDWVSSCWQRCSNNLSPNQAEEGQEILENYYYQFIAGETALARPLAIEGLIKGRLLVNDLEFKISGRYDRLDFLADGLELIDYKSTKEVKLPKPDEIDLQIGLYYIALEQKYQSCLQQLSLLYLRTGEKIVFEASCEHKQQVETVIGELAWRLRTDEQWEPKTGEQCEVCTYVRYCSAVADQPEPLPPSANAPRQIQLSLNL; encoded by the coding sequence ATGGCTTACCAAATTTCTGCTACGAAACTTCAAACCTATCACCGTTGCCCCCAAGCTTACTATTTCCGTTATGAGTTAGGTTTGAAAGCTCCCGGATTCTTTGGTAATGCCGCCCTTGGCACAGCCTTACATCAAGCTCTTGCTAAAATTTACCGTGATTGGGACTACCTTGAACCTATACCGCCCCTAGACTGGGTTTCTTCCTGCTGGCAGCGATGTTCTAATAATCTTAGTCCAAATCAAGCAGAGGAAGGACAAGAAATTTTAGAAAATTACTATTATCAGTTCATCGCGGGTGAAACGGCGCTTGCTCGACCTTTAGCAATCGAAGGTTTAATTAAAGGGCGCTTGCTCGTTAATGACTTAGAGTTCAAAATCTCTGGGCGCTACGACCGCCTTGATTTTCTGGCAGACGGGTTAGAACTAATTGACTATAAATCAACCAAAGAAGTAAAGTTGCCAAAGCCCGATGAAATTGACTTGCAAATTGGTCTGTATTACATCGCCCTAGAGCAAAAATATCAATCCTGCTTACAGCAGTTGAGCTTATTATACCTGCGGACAGGCGAGAAGATTGTTTTCGAGGCAAGTTGCGAACACAAGCAGCAGGTGGAAACTGTTATCGGCGAATTAGCTTGGCGACTACGCACTGATGAACAATGGGAACCAAAGACTGGAGAACAGTGCGAAGTCTGTACTTATGTGAGATATTGCTCTGCGGTGGCTGACCAGCCCGAACCTTTGCCACCATCTGCTAATGCTCCCCGGCAAATACAACTATCACTAAATCTGTAG
- a CDS encoding FAD-binding domain-containing protein, translating into MGKARVKFLFESLENLDRNLKGRGSQLYLFEGNSTDVIQELTRQLIQKGDCPKLFFNHDVQVRYGIERDRQITDFYREHSLEYHQGLNNFLQTDEDRRDEWMEEYYTYLRQPLHPTPEQINTPALQIDLPQLTFDQLKQKYSQFWETENTYFSGGETQAIATLNSFLSSRFCGYHWKISRPWLTQQGATSHLSPHLTFGNISVRQVYQSTKAKAAELANNPKAQFSLKAFRDRLRWHDSFTQRLYFHPELVHTNRYPEFDEYYSPAELDEEKQGLFAAWKEGQTGFPLVDASMRQLKTMGWMNFRMRAMCATFLCINCGISWQHGAGHYTQQLIDTDLAINNWQWQMQAGVTNPLSDTFRIYNPNKNLEEKDGDLKFIYHWIEELRGYSLPEILNGTYLNESPYPEPILDWAQTRKSNGKIVSDLRKRVKGRLLAEQGVELEQAAIARMTVDKYWETRNKQYQEYTAQMP; encoded by the coding sequence GTGGGCAAAGCTAGGGTCAAATTCTTATTTGAGTCTTTAGAAAACCTGGATAGAAACCTCAAAGGGCGGGGAAGTCAACTCTACTTGTTTGAAGGTAATAGCACTGACGTAATCCAAGAGCTTACCCGCCAGTTAATCCAAAAAGGTGATTGCCCTAAACTATTTTTCAACCACGATGTACAAGTGCGGTATGGCATTGAGCGCGATCGCCAAATCACAGATTTCTACCGCGAACACAGCCTTGAATACCACCAGGGACTAAACAACTTTCTGCAAACTGATGAAGACCGCCGCGATGAATGGATGGAAGAATACTATACCTACCTGCGCCAGCCGTTGCATCCAACGCCAGAACAAATCAACACACCAGCACTACAAATCGATCTGCCGCAGCTTACCTTCGATCAATTGAAGCAAAAGTATAGCCAATTCTGGGAAACAGAGAACACTTATTTTAGTGGCGGCGAAACACAGGCGATCGCTACCTTAAACTCATTTCTTAGTTCCCGTTTTTGTGGGTATCACTGGAAAATCTCGCGCCCTTGGTTGACTCAGCAGGGCGCTACATCCCACCTATCACCTCATCTGACTTTTGGTAATATTTCTGTTCGCCAAGTCTACCAAAGTACCAAGGCTAAAGCCGCCGAATTAGCTAATAATCCCAAAGCTCAGTTTTCGCTCAAAGCTTTCCGCGATCGCCTGCGCTGGCACGATAGTTTTACCCAACGGCTGTACTTCCACCCAGAATTGGTACACACCAATCGCTACCCAGAATTTGATGAATACTACTCACCTGCCGAGTTAGACGAAGAAAAGCAAGGTTTATTTGCCGCCTGGAAAGAAGGACAAACAGGCTTTCCATTGGTAGATGCTTCGATGCGTCAACTCAAGACAATGGGGTGGATGAATTTTCGGATGAGGGCGATGTGCGCCACTTTCCTGTGCATCAACTGCGGCATTTCTTGGCAGCATGGGGCTGGACACTATACGCAGCAATTAATAGATACGGACTTAGCAATAAATAATTGGCAATGGCAGATGCAAGCGGGAGTAACTAATCCGTTGTCCGATACCTTCCGCATCTACAACCCTAATAAAAATCTAGAGGAGAAAGATGGCGATTTAAAGTTTATCTACCACTGGATTGAAGAACTGCGCGGCTATAGTTTGCCAGAAATCCTCAACGGAACATATTTGAATGAAAGCCCATACCCTGAACCGATCCTAGACTGGGCGCAGACTCGGAAGAGCAACGGCAAAATTGTCTCAGACTTGCGTAAGCGGGTGAAAGGGCGATTGTTAGCCGAGCAGGGGGTAGAGCTTGAGCAGGCAGCGATCGCTCGTATGACTGTGGATAAATATTGGGAAACCAGAAACAAGCAGTACCAGGAATACACAGCACAAATGCCATGA
- a CDS encoding IS6 family transposase → MNSSSPFKWRHYQSEIILRCVRWYLSYPLSYRQVVEMVNERGLDIHHTSVFRWVQEYSPEIDKRFRPHLRLNNDSWRVDETYILVKGKWKYLYRAVGSAGNTLDFLLTAKRDAKAAKRFFRKMLKAIHTSVPRVITVDKNPAYPKAISLLKAAKKLPEIVKLRQIKYLNNIVEQDHRGIKRLVKPGMGFGSFNTARRTIRGYEIMNMMRKGQVVGVPRGAIKERLVFIHQIFGLVA, encoded by the coding sequence ATGAACTCATCTTCCCCCTTCAAGTGGCGGCACTATCAGTCCGAAATCATCCTACGTTGTGTCCGATGGTATCTGAGCTATCCTCTTTCTTACCGCCAAGTAGTAGAGATGGTGAACGAGCGGGGATTAGATATCCATCACACCAGCGTGTTCCGTTGGGTACAAGAATATAGCCCAGAAATAGATAAGCGGTTTAGACCGCACTTGCGCTTGAACAATGACTCGTGGCGGGTAGATGAAACTTACATCTTGGTTAAAGGTAAGTGGAAATATCTGTATCGAGCCGTTGGTTCGGCGGGAAACACCTTAGACTTTCTACTCACGGCGAAGCGAGACGCGAAAGCGGCGAAACGGTTTTTTCGTAAGATGTTGAAAGCAATTCACACTTCCGTACCACGAGTTATCACTGTGGATAAAAACCCTGCTTATCCAAAAGCGATATCTTTACTCAAAGCCGCCAAAAAGCTCCCCGAAATAGTGAAATTGCGACAGATTAAATATCTCAATAACATAGTGGAGCAAGACCATCGTGGCATCAAACGATTAGTCAAGCCAGGGATGGGATTTGGGTCGTTTAATACCGCAAGGCGAACCATCAGAGGTTATGAAATCATGAATATGATGCGGAAAGGGCAAGTTGTGGGAGTCCCTAGAGGAGCTATCAAAGAGCGACTTGTCTTCATTCATCAAATTTTCGGATTAGTTGCATAA
- a CDS encoding IS1/IS1595 family N-terminal zinc-binding domain-containing protein has protein sequence MSEEKLKCPKCGSQRIVKNGFIHNGNQNHKCRTCNRQFVLNPRNRPVTEENKKLIDRLFRRTLVNCRYL, from the coding sequence ATGAGTGAGGAGAAGCTAAAGTGTCCAAAATGCGGGTCACAAAGGATAGTAAAAAATGGCTTTATCCACAACGGCAACCAAAATCATAAATGCCGAACCTGCAATAGACAATTTGTGCTAAACCCCCGCAATCGTCCAGTTACAGAAGAAAACAAAAAGCTGATTGATAGGCTATTCCGCCGAACGCTTGTCAATTGCCGCTATTTGTAG
- a CDS encoding IS1/IS1595 family N-terminal zinc-binding domain-containing protein has product MTVWLAVHCPHCQSTEVKKHGTSSNGKRRYSCLNRPLAKVSDKIIEK; this is encoded by the coding sequence ATGACTGTTTGGTTAGCTGTTCACTGCCCTCACTGCCAAAGTACAGAGGTAAAGAAACATGGAACATCCTCCAATGGGAAGCGGCGTTATAGTTGCCTCAATAGACCTCTTGCAAAAGTTAGTGATAAAATCATAGAGAAGTGA
- a CDS encoding IS5 family transposase (programmed frameshift) produces the protein MTYKKVKNLKAEDFKRLTGIHFDTFNQRVEIVKQAEKSRKKPGRPPKLRIEDKILMLLEYLREYRTFFHLGATWGVNESTAYRIIQKIENILIKAPQLRLPRKKRLIADDCQLETVVIDVSETPIERPKKKQKTYYSGKKKRHTLKAQVIIDQKNGQILCTAYGKGREHDFKLYKRSKIRIRKKIRCLADKGYQGIKKHHHFSQTPKKKPRKSKLSVAEKKENRELAKERIIIENIFAHLKRFRILQGRYRNRRKRFGLRFNLIASIYNYELNLNTNQS, from the exons GTGACTTATAAAAAGGTAAAAAACTTAAAGGCGGAAGATTTTAAACGCTTGACTGGAATCCACTTTGACACTTTTAATCAAAGGGTAGAAATAGTCAAGCAAGCGGAAAAATCACGAAAGAAACCTGGCAGACCACCAAAATTAAGGATCGAAGACAAAATTTTAATGCTCTTAGAATATTTACGAGAGTATAGAACTTTTTTTCATTTAGGTGCTACTTGGGGAGTAAATGAGTCCACAGCCTACCGAATTATTCAGAAAATTGAAAACATTTTAATCAAAGCTCCTCAACTAAGACTACCAAGAAAAAAAAGATTAATCGCCGATGATTGTCAGCTAGAAACCGTAGTAATAGATGTAAGCGAAACTCCCATAGAAAGACCTA AAAAAAAACAAAAAACCTATTATAGCGGCAAGAAAAAAAGACATACGTTGAAAGCCCAAGTGATTATTGATCAAAAGAATGGGCAAATACTATGTACCGCTTATGGCAAAGGGAGAGAGCATGACTTCAAGTTATATAAAAGAAGTAAAATAAGAATTAGAAAAAAGATTAGATGTTTAGCAGATAAGGGATACCAAGGAATTAAGAAGCATCATCATTTCAGTCAAACACCTAAAAAGAAGCCAAGAAAAAGTAAGCTTTCTGTAGCAGAGAAAAAAGAGAATAGAGAGTTAGCTAAAGAGAGAATAATTATTGAGAATATTTTTGCTCATTTAAAAAGATTTAGGATTTTACAAGGGAGATATAGAAATAGAAGAAAAAGATTTGGATTAAGGTTTAATTTAATAGCTTCTATTTATAACTACGAGCTTAACTTAAATACAAATCAATCTTAA
- a CDS encoding tyrosinase family protein: MATRKNVRSLTVAEKQEFVNACLALKDGGKAGNKWDELVVVHAQMSNVFTPNGSNRTQPHGGPAFFAWHRYHLSLFEKALQAVSGNKYLGVPYWDWTDDASNPFNSPIFANDFMGGNGDTSDGSYVVRTGPFRYGNWTIVNESGNPVIYWNNRFNGALKRNFGAAITGFPTLDQLNNAVWIRNYDSPTYDQNSSNSARNAIEGFANGPQLHNRIHRWIGETIRNSTAPNDPIFYLHHSMIDRCWARWQSGNGSDTYITNPNQVPYRHGLDDPMLPWGNVTPRQMLYYGNLDYSYDRLR; the protein is encoded by the coding sequence ATGGCAACTAGAAAGAATGTTAGAAGTCTAACAGTAGCAGAGAAACAAGAATTTGTTAATGCTTGTTTAGCTTTAAAAGACGGCGGTAAAGCTGGAAATAAATGGGATGAGCTTGTAGTTGTACATGCTCAAATGAGCAATGTATTTACTCCTAATGGAAGTAATAGAACACAACCACATGGAGGTCCAGCTTTTTTTGCTTGGCATAGATATCATTTATCTTTATTTGAAAAGGCATTGCAAGCTGTAAGTGGCAACAAATATTTAGGAGTTCCTTATTGGGATTGGACAGATGATGCTAGTAACCCATTTAACTCACCTATTTTTGCTAACGATTTTATGGGTGGTAATGGAGATACCTCAGACGGGTCTTATGTTGTGAGAACAGGACCTTTTAGATATGGTAATTGGACGATTGTAAATGAGTCTGGTAATCCTGTGATTTATTGGAATAATAGATTTAATGGCGCTTTAAAACGCAATTTTGGAGCTGCAATTACTGGATTTCCTACTCTAGACCAATTAAATAATGCTGTCTGGATAAGGAATTATGATTCTCCTACTTATGACCAAAATAGCAGCAACTCAGCTCGTAATGCTATAGAAGGTTTTGCAAATGGTCCTCAACTTCATAACAGAATTCATAGATGGATCGGGGAAACTATACGCAATTCTACTGCCCCTAATGATCCTATTTTCTATCTTCACCATTCTATGATTGATAGATGTTGGGCTAGATGGCAATCTGGTAATGGGTCTGATACTTATATCACTAATCCTAATCAAGTACCTTATCGACATGGCTTAGATGACCCTATGTTACCTTGGGGCAACGTTACCCCAAGACAAATGTTGTACTACGGCAACCTAGACTATTCTTACGATAGGTTACGCTAA